A window of the Plasmodium knowlesi strain H genome assembly, chromosome: 2 genome harbors these coding sequences:
- a CDS encoding SICAvar, type I (fragment): ATLKDDLIGTWKILESWLMYSGSNEIAKLCDKSKGLWPRGNWPGYMELLCQPILEIKYFMNGIKTERKGHGDPKDIAPTIETLNEAQRYSRCIVGAVALYTIYGDHCKLKDVIEKIEEEISPKVDEKLEGYLRKDGGNLQNQLNKCEGIDIPTLLVGKALLQDKIKEWVREDRAKGKDEGGAWRAGGQLLWRMKQRCTNNRPNDIGKVEQVMGEAKENNKGSTATFLGIKSDDKSTEGALMSEIMEDDDKFSSSKLGEMLNTAVKEAMTGGKNINVDSLVQSIKKGAEKTVAEACTQKRSGNGVKDDLCRRVECVARHWEKIKEPTGTAEKTEPCERLSCIVQYLKTRDTAAATGAVPGTGGSTTPTNNFWEKENGDVAKLWQELSQAMIDNGKNNQSGCDGMTDASPSEQTACKFLHAGFKELYNPTTSSASTSSTTGDVLKNNPSFRQTMGCFLLHAYAKHMKDKAVCDIEEGIKQAFESWQDLSTKAAGACNDKDKKCIPCKWEEDNFKGCEIEKKGATGEKENVENKLKNIIDKDGNDPKMKEMAQKINEVTKLCDQVKCVTARWMSQNKAGGTGTRTWDEVWGQVQEQISPLRTALGSATKTNKGNVESYCQGLPQGVDKEACLLIAAGLKNLYDIQESDAVEASFKRTMRCVLLNAIADKLQHDNFPCKDEKKVSTGIDYAFKTKNKDIKDASDGCNDDNCFQCERYEDNFKNCKVNNTVEVKDKVEEVLKNEGKEEMTKINDQAIKDI, from the exons GCGACGTTGAAGGATGATTTGATCGGAACatggaaaattttggaaagtTGGCTTATGTATAGCGGGTCAAATGAAATAGCGAAATTGTGTGACAAAAGTAAGGGACTTTGGCCGAGGGGCAATTGGCCCGGATATATGGAATTGTTGTGTCAACCtatattagaaataaaatatttcatgaaTGGTATAAAAACGGAGAGGAAAGGGCATGGTGATCCAAAGGATATTGCACCAACTATTGAAACTTTGAACGAAGCACAACGGTATTCACGTTGTATTGTTGGCGCTGTCGCCTTGTATACAATTTATGGAGATCACTGTAAATTGAAGGACGTCATAGAGAAGattgaagaggaaatatCACCTAAAGTGGACGAAAAATTAGAGGGCTACTTGAGGAAGGACGGAGGGAACCTCCAGAACCAACTGAATAAATGTGAAGGAATAGACATCCCCACCCTATTGGTAGGTAAAGCACTCCTTCAAGATAAAATCAAAGAATGGGTTAGAGAAGATAGGGCGAAGGGCAAAGACGAAGGAGGAGCCTGGAGGGCTGGGGGACAGTTGTTGTGGAGAATGAAGCAACGTTGTACTAATAATAGGCCGAACGACATCGGGAAGGTAGAACAGGTGATGGGGGaagcaaaggaaaataataaaggaaGTACAGCAACATTCTTAGGAATAAAGAGTGATGATAAAAGTACTGAAGGAGCTCTGATGAGTGAAATAATGGAGGATGACGACAAGTTCTCATCATCGAAATTAGGTGAAATGTTGAATACAGCAGTGAAGGAGGCCATGACGGGGGGGAAGAACATAAATGTAGACAGCCTAGTTCAGAGTATAAAGAAGGGAGCAGAAAAAACAGTAG CTGAAGCATGTACCCAAAAACGCAGCGGCAACGGTGTCAAGGATGATTTATGTAGACGTGTAGAATGTGTTGCACGACATtgggagaaaataaaggaaccAACGGGAACTGCg GAGAAGACTGAACCATGTGAACGCTTATCATGTATTGTTCAATACTTAAAGACAAGAGATACAGCAGCAGCGACAGGAGCAGTACCAGGAACAGGAGGATCAACCACACCAACG AACAACTTctgggagaaggaaaatggcGATGTAGCCAAATTATGGCAAGAATTGTCACAAGCTATGATAGACAACGGCAAAAATAATCAAAGTGGATGTGATGGAATGACTGATGCATCTCCTTCTGAGcagacggcatgcaaatttttgcatgccggcttcaaAGAACTGTACAATCCGACGACGTCGTCGGCGTCGACGTCGTCGACGACAGGCGACGTCTTaaagaacaacccatcgtttagacaaacgatgggttgttttttacttcatgcttatgcaaaacacatgaaagatAAAGCTGTTTGTGAcatagaggaaggaataaaacaaGCATTTGAATCGTGGCAGGACCTGAGTACTAAGGCAGCAGGCGCATGCAATGacaaagataaaaaatgtattccatgcaaatgggaagaagacAACTTTAAGGGTTgtgaaattgaaaaaaaaggcgcaaccggcgaaaaggaaaatgttgagaacaaattgaagaacATCATCGATAAGGACGGCAACGACcccaaaatgaaggaaatggCGCAGAAGATAAATGAAGTGACCAAACTCTGTGACCAAGTCAAATGTGTCACAGCTCGATGGATGAGCCAAAATAAGGCCGGCGGCACCGGAACACGTacttgg gATGAGGTATGGGGACAAGTCCAAGAACAAATCTCCCCCCTTCGCACTGCCTTGGGCAGTGCCACAAAAACGAACAAAGGGAACGTCGAATCCTACTGCCAGGGCCTTCCGCAAGGAGTCGATAAGGAGGCTTGcctccttatagcagcaggattaaaaaacctcTACGACATCCAAGAGAGCGATGCCGTTGAGGCATCGTTCAAAAGAACAATGCGTTGTGTTCTATTAAATGCCATTGCAGATAAACTACAACACGACAACTTTCCATGCAAGGATGAGAAGAAAGTGAGTACAGGAATAGATTATGCTTTTAAGacgaaaaataaagataTAAAGGATGCAAGCGACGGTTGCAATGATGATAACTGTTTTCAGTGTGAGAGGTATGaggataattttaaaaattgcaagGTGAATAACACTGTTGAAGTAAAGGACAAAGTAGAAGAAGTGCTTAAGaacgaaggaaaggaagaaatgacgAAAATTAATGACCAAGCTATAAAagacatat